The Syntrophobacterales bacterium genome has a segment encoding these proteins:
- a CDS encoding NAD-dependent deacylase, whose product MLDQVQGKMLDSVAQMIVNAKRVVCFTGAGVSTESGIPDFRSPGGIWTKFDPDDFTIDKFMKSPQTRQKQWELLLAGGLLTDASPNRAHRAIAELEKSGKLACIITQNIDGLHQKAGNDPARVFELHGNARTARCVGCRTRYPIEEILSMNPDRKEAPVCKQCGGILKPDVIFFGEALPEEALRQAAFHAGCCDLFIVVGSSLVVYPAASLPQHAKAGGAKMVIINFTPTPLDELADLVIHCAAGEALERIIAASGLSSFANNQ is encoded by the coding sequence ATGCTCGATCAGGTGCAGGGAAAAATGCTGGACAGCGTCGCGCAGATGATCGTGAACGCGAAACGCGTTGTCTGCTTTACCGGAGCGGGAGTCAGCACGGAATCGGGGATTCCTGATTTCCGCAGCCCAGGCGGCATCTGGACGAAGTTTGATCCGGATGATTTTACGATCGACAAGTTTATGAAAAGCCCGCAAACCAGACAAAAGCAATGGGAGCTGCTGCTGGCGGGCGGTTTGCTGACGGATGCTTCGCCCAATAGGGCGCATCGGGCCATTGCCGAACTGGAGAAGAGCGGCAAACTGGCCTGTATCATAACCCAGAATATTGATGGTCTCCACCAGAAGGCGGGCAACGACCCTGCCCGGGTTTTTGAACTCCACGGAAATGCCCGTACAGCGCGTTGTGTTGGCTGTCGTACCCGCTACCCCATTGAAGAAATTCTCTCTATGAATCCTGATAGAAAAGAAGCGCCCGTCTGTAAACAATGTGGCGGCATTTTGAAGCCGGACGTCATTTTTTTCGGAGAGGCGCTGCCCGAAGAAGCGTTGCGGCAGGCGGCATTTCACGCCGGCTGCTGTGATCTTTTCATCGTTGTCGGTTCTTCCCTTGTCGTTTATCCCGCCGCTTCCCTGCCCCAGCATGCAAAAGCGGGAGGGGCAAAAATGGTCATCATTAATTTTACTCCCACCCCGCTGGACGAACTGGCCGATCTGGTGATCCATTGCGCGGCAGGAGAAGCGCTGGAGAGGATCATTGCCGCAAGCGGGCTGTCTTCCTTCGCAAACAACCAATGA
- a CDS encoding 5-oxoprolinase subunit PxpA has protein sequence MKKIDINCDMGESFGAYTLGMDGEVIKHISSANIACGYHAGDPQVMNKTVKLARENGVAVGAHPGYPDLVGFGRRNMDCTSAEVRDFVIYQVAALKGFCSLHRAKMQHVKPHGNLYNMSVGNENLSRAIAEAIAAVDCNLIWVVLGGAQAALAQKIAAETGIRVAFEAFPDRTYDPDGKLTSRKRPGAVIEDPKRSVEQALRMAIDGEVIAVDGSRLQMEIHTLCLHGDNPSAVQHTRAIRQALEAEGIGVRSLN, from the coding sequence ATGAAAAAAATTGACATCAACTGCGACATGGGCGAGAGCTTCGGCGCCTACACCCTTGGCATGGACGGCGAGGTGATAAAGCACATAAGTTCCGCGAATATCGCCTGCGGGTACCATGCCGGCGATCCGCAGGTCATGAACAAAACAGTCAAGCTTGCCCGGGAAAACGGCGTTGCCGTAGGCGCGCATCCCGGATACCCCGATCTGGTCGGATTCGGACGGCGCAACATGGATTGCACCTCCGCTGAGGTTCGCGATTTTGTCATCTACCAGGTTGCCGCGTTAAAAGGTTTTTGCAGTCTGCACAGGGCAAAGATGCAGCATGTAAAGCCGCACGGCAATCTCTACAACATGAGCGTCGGCAATGAAAATCTATCCCGGGCAATCGCGGAGGCAATCGCCGCGGTCGATTGCAATCTTATCTGGGTAGTCCTCGGCGGCGCCCAGGCTGCACTGGCGCAAAAAATCGCCGCTGAAACGGGGATCAGGGTCGCCTTCGAAGCGTTTCCCGATCGCACCTACGACCCGGACGGTAAACTCACTTCGCGCAAACGTCCCGGCGCCGTGATCGAGGATCCTAAACGGAGCGTCGAGCAGGCCCTGCGGATGGCCATTGACGGCGAGGTAATCGCCGTTGACGGCTCCCGGCTCCAGATGGAAATCCACACCCTCTGTCTGCATGGCGACAACCCCTCCGCTGTCCAGCATACCCGCGCCATCAGACAGGCGCTGGAAGCCGAAGGGATTGGGGTCAGGTCTTTAAATTAA
- the mnmE gene encoding tRNA uridine-5-carboxymethylaminomethyl(34) synthesis GTPase MnmE: MMFSDTIAAIATPPGIGGISVIRISGPDAENIALRIFRPLPPHNFHSHHLYHGQIVSPETKEVLDEVLLTLFRGPHSFTGEDTLEINCHGGPFITQSLLETVLRAGARPAAPGEFTKRAFLNNRLDLAQAEAVDDLIKAQTGRSFKAAFNRLQGGLSSQIQEIREELLDMVAAIEAALDFTAEEGMEGAADDHVLKINRVIDKIESLVATYKWGKIERLGFGVVIAGAPNVGKSSLLNRLLGGKRSIVSSTPGTTRDFIEETADMEGIPVRLTDTAGLRVPQDDIEKEGIAFLWEKAESADAIIFLLDASREITTDDRELLKKISGKKVLLVFNKSDLPPRADEKSLTGLLPEGLSPALRISAKYGEGIDILSAAIRKLAVNTEAGEVPSATIAHSHQKTSLENAKVCLGRAASGLVNGMPAEIVALEIREALDFIGEIVGKTSNEDILNRIFSKFCIGK; the protein is encoded by the coding sequence ATGATGTTCAGCGACACCATTGCCGCCATTGCGACCCCCCCCGGTATTGGCGGCATCAGCGTAATCCGGATAAGCGGACCGGACGCGGAGAACATTGCCCTCCGGATTTTCAGACCCTTGCCACCGCATAATTTTCACTCTCATCATCTTTACCACGGCCAAATAGTGTCCCCGGAGACAAAGGAGGTGCTCGACGAGGTTTTGCTAACCCTCTTTCGGGGACCGCATTCATTTACCGGCGAAGACACCCTGGAAATAAACTGTCACGGCGGCCCCTTTATCACCCAATCCCTGTTAGAGACGGTTTTACGGGCAGGAGCCCGGCCGGCAGCCCCCGGTGAGTTCACAAAACGGGCCTTTCTGAACAACCGTCTGGATCTTGCGCAAGCCGAGGCTGTTGATGACCTGATAAAAGCGCAGACAGGCAGGAGCTTCAAGGCCGCCTTTAACCGTCTGCAAGGGGGCCTTTCCAGTCAAATACAGGAAATAAGAGAAGAACTACTGGACATGGTCGCCGCCATCGAGGCCGCGCTCGATTTCACCGCCGAGGAGGGAATGGAGGGAGCAGCGGACGATCATGTTTTGAAAATAAATCGCGTCATCGATAAGATAGAGTCTCTCGTCGCTACCTACAAATGGGGTAAAATAGAGCGGTTGGGGTTCGGCGTCGTGATTGCAGGAGCTCCCAATGTCGGTAAATCGAGTCTGCTGAACAGACTCCTGGGAGGAAAAAGGTCCATCGTTTCCTCCACCCCGGGAACGACACGGGATTTTATCGAAGAAACCGCGGATATGGAGGGAATTCCCGTGCGGTTGACCGACACCGCCGGGCTGCGCGTCCCTCAGGATGACATTGAAAAGGAGGGCATCGCCTTTCTCTGGGAGAAAGCTGAGAGCGCCGATGCCATTATCTTTCTGCTTGACGCAAGCAGGGAGATAACGACCGACGACCGGGAGCTGTTAAAAAAGATATCCGGGAAAAAGGTTCTGCTGGTTTTCAACAAATCCGATCTGCCCCCCCGGGCGGATGAAAAATCACTGACAGGCCTTTTACCGGAAGGGTTGTCGCCGGCTCTGAGAATTTCGGCAAAGTATGGCGAAGGAATCGATATTCTCTCCGCCGCCATCCGCAAACTCGCGGTCAACACGGAGGCAGGGGAAGTTCCTTCTGCGACTATTGCCCACTCACACCAAAAAACCTCTCTGGAGAATGCGAAAGTATGCCTTGGCAGAGCCGCCTCTGGCCTTGTCAACGGCATGCCCGCCGAAATCGTCGCCCTGGAAATCCGGGAAGCACTGGACTTCATCGGAGAAATAGTCGGAAAAACCTCAAACGAAGATATCCTGAACAGAATATTTTCCAAATTCTGCATTGGAAAATAG
- the pxpB gene encoding 5-oxoprolinase subunit PxpB, producing MSGDRALLVDYGEGIALSVNEKVLAISSLLRHNPPQGVQAVVPAYRSFAIIYDPLLTEPDILKREISSIENYHNHALRPEAQLVSIPVRYGDEWGPDIAIVSAHTGLKTEEIIQLHSSREYPVYMIGFTPGFCYLGGMDERLKTPRRETPRVSIPAGSVGIAEMQTGMYPVESPGGWQIIGKTPLRLFAPERENPFLYKAGDRIRFEPISANEFDRIYKKEHS from the coding sequence ATGAGCGGGGACCGGGCGCTGCTGGTTGATTACGGCGAGGGCATCGCTCTTTCCGTAAACGAAAAAGTGCTCGCAATCTCTTCGCTGCTTCGCCATAATCCGCCGCAGGGCGTGCAAGCCGTTGTGCCCGCCTACCGCTCTTTCGCGATTATTTACGACCCCCTCCTGACAGAACCGGATATATTGAAAAGGGAAATAAGCAGCATCGAAAATTACCACAACCACGCGCTCCGGCCGGAGGCGCAGCTTGTTTCCATTCCCGTCCGCTATGGCGACGAATGGGGGCCAGACATCGCCATCGTCTCAGCGCATACGGGGCTCAAAACCGAAGAAATCATCCAGCTCCACTCCTCCCGCGAATATCCCGTTTACATGATCGGCTTCACACCGGGGTTCTGTTACCTCGGAGGGATGGACGAAAGGCTGAAAACTCCCCGCCGGGAAACGCCGCGCGTCAGTATTCCCGCCGGCTCCGTGGGAATAGCGGAGATGCAGACCGGCATGTATCCCGTCGAAAGTCCCGGTGGCTGGCAGATAATCGGCAAAACGCCGCTCAGGCTGTTCGCCCCGGAGAGAGAAAACCCCTTTCTTTACAAGGCGGGGGACCGTATCCGCTTTGAACCCATATCCGCGAATGAATTCGATAGAATATACAAAAAGGAGCACTCCTGA
- a CDS encoding TRAP transporter substrate-binding protein — MKKAVRVLLVCAFILGVTVTPALAKTVWNANSVWPPKNLHSVGLTDFAEKVKTATNGDLEMVVSTGGALGYKGPDLLKAVRDGLVPVSDMLISGVAGDEKSFQIVTLPFLVRNFDELRLLLDISRPYFDKSAQKWGQKILYVAPWPGAGLWTKKKITTLQELKGLKTRTYDKNGALVMEAVGATPFALPFSEVYTSLQTGLIDSVMTSTPTAVDGKFWEVLKYFEPLNITIATNMVTVNLKAFNKLPKAQQDLLVKIGREMEGTMWANVKTWDKEQEAISNKNGIETVKPSTKMVGELEKITEGIRADWLKGAPADGKKIYDEFMKKVKR; from the coding sequence ATGAAAAAAGCTGTTCGCGTCTTGTTGGTATGTGCCTTTATCTTGGGGGTGACTGTTACTCCCGCCCTCGCCAAAACGGTTTGGAACGCCAATTCGGTATGGCCTCCCAAAAATCTCCACAGCGTCGGCCTCACGGATTTCGCTGAAAAAGTGAAAACGGCGACAAACGGCGACTTGGAAATGGTGGTCAGCACCGGCGGCGCCCTGGGCTACAAGGGCCCGGATCTGCTGAAGGCCGTGCGCGACGGACTTGTTCCCGTCTCCGACATGCTCATCAGCGGCGTCGCGGGGGACGAGAAGTCCTTCCAGATCGTCACCCTCCCGTTCCTCGTGCGGAATTTCGACGAACTGCGGCTTCTGCTCGACATCTCCCGTCCTTACTTTGACAAAAGCGCCCAGAAATGGGGGCAGAAAATCCTCTACGTCGCCCCTTGGCCAGGCGCCGGTCTCTGGACCAAGAAAAAGATTACCACCCTTCAGGAACTCAAAGGGTTGAAGACCAGAACCTACGACAAGAACGGCGCCCTGGTGATGGAGGCAGTCGGCGCAACCCCCTTCGCGCTTCCGTTCAGCGAGGTATATACTTCTTTGCAAACCGGCCTCATCGATTCCGTCATGACCTCGACGCCGACCGCCGTTGACGGCAAGTTCTGGGAGGTGCTCAAGTACTTTGAACCCCTGAATATCACCATCGCGACCAACATGGTTACCGTCAATCTTAAGGCGTTCAACAAGCTTCCCAAGGCCCAGCAGGACTTGCTCGTAAAGATCGGACGCGAGATGGAAGGCACAATGTGGGCAAACGTCAAGACCTGGGACAAAGAACAGGAAGCCATCAGCAACAAAAATGGCATTGAAACGGTGAAGCCCTCCACCAAAATGGTGGGCGAGCTGGAAAAAATTACCGAAGGCATCCGCGCCGATTGGCTCAAAGGCGCACCGGCGGATGGCAAAAAGATTTACGACGAGTTCATGAAGAAGGTAAAGCGCTGA
- a CDS encoding TRAP transporter small permease — protein MKKIITAIDRISGLSGGISGFLVALALIIVVAEIVTRSVLGKTIYISDEYSGYLMSMLTFMGLAYTLRERGHIRVLVMTHLLRGKRRVIYNMACSLAGFLFCTALTRYTFVFFWDSVVNKTQSMQITESYLAIPQIFLPLGSFLFMLQFLSEFLKGIAILRNDTEGLVILEETDELGR, from the coding sequence ATGAAAAAAATTATCACCGCCATTGATCGGATTTCCGGCTTAAGCGGCGGAATTTCCGGCTTTTTGGTCGCCCTTGCTCTAATCATTGTGGTTGCGGAAATCGTCACGAGGTCCGTTCTCGGCAAAACCATCTATATTTCCGACGAGTATTCGGGATATCTGATGTCGATGCTTACCTTCATGGGCCTTGCCTATACCTTGCGCGAACGTGGGCATATCCGGGTCTTGGTAATGACGCACCTTTTGCGGGGCAAACGGCGGGTAATTTACAACATGGCCTGTTCGCTCGCCGGCTTTCTCTTCTGCACGGCGCTTACGCGCTATACATTTGTTTTCTTTTGGGATTCCGTCGTCAATAAAACACAGTCCATGCAGATTACCGAAAGCTATCTGGCAATCCCGCAGATTTTCCTTCCCCTCGGTTCCTTTTTGTTCATGCTGCAGTTTTTATCGGAATTTCTCAAGGGAATCGCAATTTTAAGAAATGACACGGAGGGTCTCGTCATCCTGGAGGAAACCGATGAACTGGGGCGATAA
- a CDS encoding diadenylate cyclase codes for MKGTQTGFAMLEYTLKIIKMIRLLDILDIAIISFMISAILIWFKDRASRFVFLGITLLGAIYIIARFFELYLTTVFLQSFFAILLFVLVVIFQEDLRRFFERLAMLGRFRKMFSPAASFNESADILAETAADFARKKIGALIVIQGKDPLDRHLTGGNELAGVISKALLDSVFDPHSSGHDGAVLVEGNRVMRFGCHLPLSANASTQGNLGLRHTAALGLSERSDAICIVVSEESGDISLASGEKIRKIANASALRVELEAFFEKNGALSRQKPFLRWLKENTREKVLAIVLACILWVVFGYQREIIRREFAVPIEYLNAPMELVIEEPKIAEANVMLMGQAQALQLLNPADLKISLDLEKIRPGKQEILLTGKMVKNAPNLSVTSIRPEKVIVSTSRLLPVSVPIEAITDNKPPAGIEVESITVTPRETRVLIPKTLSGKRVRIITEPVDLSQLDVQRAFTPSLRYPKEIRFVSGKPPVVRVVIKTRHVAPETSR; via the coding sequence ATGAAGGGAACCCAAACGGGATTCGCCATGCTCGAATATACCCTGAAGATTATAAAAATGATCCGTTTATTGGATATACTTGATATCGCGATCATCTCGTTCATGATCTCGGCAATCCTCATCTGGTTCAAGGATCGGGCGTCGCGTTTTGTTTTTTTGGGAATCACGCTATTAGGCGCTATTTATATCATCGCCCGTTTCTTCGAACTCTATCTGACCACCGTCTTTCTCCAGTCCTTCTTTGCCATCCTGCTTTTCGTTCTTGTCGTTATTTTTCAGGAGGATCTGCGCCGATTTTTTGAGCGGCTCGCCATGCTCGGGCGCTTCCGCAAGATGTTCTCGCCGGCAGCCTCCTTCAACGAAAGCGCCGATATCCTGGCGGAAACAGCGGCCGATTTTGCACGCAAGAAAATAGGCGCCTTGATCGTCATTCAGGGGAAGGATCCGCTGGATCGTCACCTTACCGGTGGCAACGAATTAGCGGGAGTAATCAGCAAAGCTCTGCTCGACAGCGTCTTCGATCCCCATTCCTCGGGTCATGACGGCGCCGTCCTTGTCGAAGGCAATCGGGTCATGCGTTTCGGATGCCACCTTCCCCTTTCCGCCAATGCCTCCACTCAAGGCAACCTTGGTCTCAGGCATACCGCAGCACTGGGACTCTCGGAAAGATCGGATGCCATCTGCATCGTGGTCTCCGAAGAAAGCGGCGATATTTCCCTCGCCAGCGGAGAAAAAATTAGAAAAATTGCCAATGCGTCTGCCCTGCGAGTCGAGTTGGAAGCTTTTTTCGAGAAGAACGGCGCCCTTTCCCGTCAGAAACCCTTCCTCCGCTGGCTCAAGGAGAATACCCGCGAGAAGGTTCTCGCCATCGTTCTGGCCTGCATCTTGTGGGTTGTTTTCGGCTATCAGCGGGAGATAATCCGGCGGGAATTCGCAGTGCCGATCGAGTACTTAAACGCGCCCATGGAGCTGGTTATAGAAGAACCAAAAATTGCGGAAGCCAATGTAATGCTGATGGGACAAGCCCAGGCACTGCAGCTCCTTAATCCTGCCGACCTGAAAATATCGCTTGATCTTGAAAAAATCCGTCCGGGCAAGCAGGAAATATTACTGACGGGGAAAATGGTAAAAAATGCGCCGAATCTGAGCGTGACCAGCATAAGACCGGAGAAGGTCATCGTGTCAACCTCGCGTCTCCTCCCGGTGAGTGTGCCAATCGAGGCCATTACCGATAACAAACCTCCTGCCGGCATTGAGGTAGAGTCGATTACGGTGACGCCCAGGGAGACGCGGGTGCTAATTCCCAAAACTCTCAGCGGCAAACGGGTCCGAATCATCACCGAGCCGGTTGATTTGTCGCAACTGGATGTCCAGCGGGCTTTCACCCCCTCGCTTCGCTACCCCAAGGAGATCCGTTTCGTAAGCGGCAAACCTCCCGTGGTCCGGGTGGTTATCAAAACCAGGCACGTTGCACCGGAAACCAGTCGGTGA
- a CDS encoding biotin-dependent carboxyltransferase family protein, whose translation MDIFIVKNPGALTTIQDLGRFGFLDRGVPPSGALDSSACRIANLLVGNQENMGVLEITVMGPILEAMEAADIAIAGAEMGMTINKTPVPAWRSLRIKKGDVIRIPLAEKGCRAYLAVNGGFAAPVVMGSRSTFVRAGFGGFQGRALVKGDILKKGKAALLEQPLLLPSEFIPEYPKELVLAAIPGPQEGSFKGALDLFFTARYEVTAQSDRMGYRLRGPLIEHDPDAPQSIITEPVVPGNIQIPADGQPIILLVEQTTGGYSKIATVITADLKKVAQALPGNIVIFAQTSIEEAHRLYREEERRLEKIRALLSLPRLQTVFF comes from the coding sequence ATGGATATTTTTATCGTCAAAAACCCGGGAGCGCTCACGACCATCCAGGATCTCGGCCGTTTCGGCTTTCTCGACAGGGGAGTTCCCCCTTCCGGGGCGCTTGACTCCTCTGCCTGTCGCATTGCCAATCTGCTTGTCGGAAATCAGGAAAATATGGGCGTTTTGGAAATAACGGTCATGGGACCCATTCTTGAGGCGATGGAGGCGGCCGATATCGCGATCGCCGGCGCGGAAATGGGAATGACAATCAACAAAACTCCAGTCCCGGCGTGGCGTTCCCTACGGATAAAAAAAGGGGATGTCATCAGGATTCCCCTGGCGGAAAAGGGATGCCGGGCCTATCTTGCGGTGAACGGCGGGTTTGCTGCGCCGGTTGTCATGGGAAGCCGCTCCACTTTCGTCCGGGCCGGCTTCGGCGGCTTCCAGGGACGGGCGCTGGTGAAGGGGGATATATTGAAAAAGGGAAAAGCCGCCCTGCTGGAACAGCCTCTCCTCCTACCTTCTGAATTTATTCCTGAATATCCAAAAGAGCTTGTATTGGCGGCAATCCCGGGACCACAGGAAGGCTCCTTCAAGGGAGCTCTCGACCTGTTTTTTACAGCCCGCTATGAAGTAACGGCGCAAAGCGACCGGATGGGGTACAGACTTAGGGGACCCCTCATCGAGCATGACCCGGATGCGCCCCAAAGCATTATAACCGAACCTGTTGTGCCGGGAAACATTCAGATTCCCGCCGACGGCCAACCTATCATTCTTCTGGTGGAACAGACAACCGGGGGCTATTCCAAAATCGCCACCGTCATCACGGCAGATCTCAAGAAAGTGGCCCAAGCCCTGCCCGGCAACATCGTAATATTCGCGCAGACCTCCATCGAGGAGGCGCATCGCCTCTACCGGGAGGAGGAACGCCGTTTGGAAAAAATCCGCGCCCTCTTATCACTGCCCCGCCTTCAGACCGTATTTTTTTAG
- a CDS encoding NRDE family protein: MCLLLFAWRVHADYPLVLAANRDEFYERPSAPADFWDAEPEILAGRDLKEGGTWLGITRTGRIAALTNYRDPASFKASAPSRGGLVSGYLRGDENARNYLEGLALDACKYNAFNLLLGDCSSLYYFSNRGAQKCLEPGIYGISNTLIDVPWPKVLLGKRKLAKLLAGKGKPTSERLFELLSDRTRPPDDQLPETGVGLEWERVLSSLFIQSPFYGTRSSTVLLVDNNGRMTFAERVFNEHGAPWMTTKTAFSSA; the protein is encoded by the coding sequence ATGTGTCTTTTGCTTTTTGCCTGGAGGGTTCACGCCGATTATCCGCTGGTGCTTGCCGCCAACCGCGATGAGTTCTACGAGAGACCCTCCGCTCCGGCCGATTTCTGGGACGCCGAGCCGGAGATTCTTGCCGGGCGCGATCTAAAAGAAGGGGGAACCTGGCTCGGGATTACGCGAACCGGCAGGATTGCCGCCTTGACTAACTACCGCGATCCCGCCTCGTTCAAGGCAAGCGCCCCTTCGCGCGGCGGGCTGGTAAGCGGGTATCTTCGCGGCGATGAAAATGCAAGGAACTATCTGGAGGGGCTGGCACTGGATGCCTGTAAATACAACGCTTTCAATCTGCTGCTCGGGGATTGTTCCAGTCTTTATTATTTTTCGAACCGAGGAGCGCAGAAGTGTTTGGAACCGGGAATCTACGGCATTAGCAATACTCTGATCGATGTTCCCTGGCCGAAGGTTCTGCTGGGGAAAAGGAAACTCGCAAAGCTGCTCGCCGGCAAGGGGAAGCCGACGTCAGAGCGGCTCTTCGAGCTTTTGTCCGACCGCACCCGACCGCCCGATGACCAGCTTCCCGAAACGGGGGTCGGGCTGGAATGGGAGAGGGTTCTCTCTTCCCTTTTCATTCAGAGCCCCTTCTATGGGACGCGCTCATCGACGGTTTTGCTGGTCGATAATAACGGGAGGATGACATTTGCCGAGCGGGTGTTTAACGAACACGGCGCCCCGTGGATGACGACGAAAACGGCGTTCAGTTCCGCATAA
- a CDS encoding TRAP transporter large permease subunit, which yields MNVDIGTVSAVIVALLIVFLGGSLWIGIALFLVGMGSFFIFTDVSFGSILANIAWNNTSGSAMMALPFFIWMGEILFRSSISENLFRGLSPWMDSIPGRLIHVNIFASTFFAAVSGSSAATTATVGKITIPELEKRGYNHSLSMGSLAGAGTLGFMIPPSMMMLVYGIIGDVSIGKLFIAGFIPGFLIASLFSGYIILRCLISPELAPRSAEKNTWKERFLAIPAILPVVILVLFVLGSIYMGWATPTEAGAIGVIGALFFALITSSLDWGVFKTSLIGTVKTSSMIMLIVMGAAYLSNVIGYMGITRALTTLVTEMGLSPYMLIVILTALYLVLGCLIDGFSMIVMTTPIVVPLIQAAKFDTVWFGIYLVLMIELAQITPPVGFNLFVISGLNNDDLGTIAKAALPFFLIMLLAAVLLTVFPEIALYLPNRMIGK from the coding sequence GTGAACGTTGATATAGGAACAGTTTCCGCAGTCATTGTAGCCCTGCTGATCGTTTTCCTGGGCGGATCGCTCTGGATAGGGATAGCCCTGTTTCTGGTCGGCATGGGGAGCTTTTTTATCTTCACCGACGTTTCCTTCGGCTCCATTCTGGCCAATATCGCCTGGAACAACACCAGCGGCTCGGCAATGATGGCACTGCCGTTTTTTATCTGGATGGGGGAGATCCTCTTCCGCAGCAGTATTTCGGAAAACCTTTTTCGGGGGCTGTCTCCGTGGATGGACTCCATTCCGGGACGACTCATCCACGTGAATATTTTTGCCTCCACGTTCTTTGCCGCCGTCAGCGGCTCGTCCGCCGCCACTACCGCAACCGTCGGCAAGATAACCATCCCCGAGCTGGAAAAACGGGGGTACAACCACAGCCTGTCGATGGGCTCGCTGGCCGGAGCGGGAACACTGGGGTTCATGATCCCGCCCAGCATGATGATGCTTGTTTACGGGATAATCGGGGATGTCAGCATCGGCAAGCTATTCATTGCCGGTTTTATCCCCGGCTTCCTGATCGCCTCCCTGTTCAGCGGTTATATCATCCTGCGCTGCCTGATCTCGCCCGAGCTGGCGCCGCGCAGCGCTGAGAAAAACACCTGGAAGGAGCGTTTTCTCGCCATTCCGGCCATTCTGCCGGTTGTCATTCTTGTTCTCTTCGTCCTTGGCAGCATCTACATGGGCTGGGCGACGCCGACGGAAGCCGGGGCAATCGGCGTCATCGGCGCCCTGTTTTTTGCCCTGATCACCAGCAGCCTGGACTGGGGGGTTTTCAAAACGAGTCTCATCGGCACGGTAAAAACAAGCTCCATGATCATGCTGATCGTCATGGGGGCGGCGTACCTTTCCAACGTTATCGGCTACATGGGAATTACCCGGGCGCTGACAACGCTGGTTACCGAAATGGGGCTTTCCCCCTACATGCTGATCGTCATTCTGACAGCCCTTTATCTCGTTCTCGGCTGCCTCATCGACGGCTTTTCGATGATCGTCATGACGACGCCAATCGTCGTTCCGTTGATACAGGCCGCAAAATTCGACACGGTCTGGTTCGGCATCTATCTTGTCCTGATGATCGAGCTCGCCCAGATAACGCCGCCGGTCGGCTTCAACCTGTTCGTCATCAGCGGGCTGAACAATGACGACCTGGGAACGATCGCCAAGGCGGCTCTTCCCTTTTTTCTGATCATGCTGCTGGCCGCCGTTCTGCTTACGGTCTTTCCGGAAATCGCCCTTTATCTACCGAACCGGATGATCGGCAAGTAG